A single genomic interval of Lacrimispora sphenoides JCM 1415 harbors:
- a CDS encoding folate family ECF transporter S component — translation MKKFVTLFTDSYRELKSVRTITTAAMFGAVAIVLGMFSINMGNYIRISFSSIPNGMVSYLFGPVVGGLFSGSMDVLKYLLKPTGAFFPGLTLVTVLAGIMYGCMYYRKPITLRRVLVSKLLVMLVCNVILNTMCLSILYGKGFMVLLPARALKNLVMWPIDSMIFYSMSKALDTMGVFKTIRNVWTAGTK, via the coding sequence ATGAAAAAATTCGTCACTTTGTTCACCGATTCTTACAGAGAGCTGAAGTCTGTAAGAACCATTACCACAGCCGCCATGTTTGGCGCAGTAGCAATTGTTTTGGGCATGTTTTCCATTAACATGGGAAATTACATCCGGATCAGTTTTTCTTCCATTCCCAATGGAATGGTTTCATACCTGTTTGGCCCGGTAGTAGGAGGCCTTTTTTCCGGAAGTATGGATGTGCTTAAATACCTCTTAAAGCCTACGGGAGCATTTTTTCCGGGACTGACCCTGGTAACTGTTCTGGCAGGTATCATGTATGGCTGCATGTATTACAGAAAGCCGATCACCTTAAGAAGAGTCCTGGTTTCCAAGCTTTTAGTCATGCTGGTATGTAACGTAATACTTAATACCATGTGTCTTTCTATCCTGTACGGAAAGGGCTTTATGGTACTTCTTCCGGCAAGGGCACTTAAAAACCTGGTCATGTGGCCGATTGATTCCATGATTTTTTATTCCATGTCAAAAGCGCTGGATACCATGGGGGTTTTTAAAACTATCCGTAATGTTTGGACTGCGGGAACAAAATAA
- a CDS encoding phosphatase PAP2 family protein — MAGTEFGILYFLQSLHTPWLDVLMKEITSLGDHGIFWILTGVILLCFKKTRIVGLCVILSLAAGFLVGNTFLKNVIARERPCWIDSSVPLLIHNPRDYSFPSGHTLASFEGAVSIWLYNRKWGTAALILAALIGFSRMYLFVHFPTDVLGGLILGVLIAFFVHSIVEKGRKSKKNICFPGNL; from the coding sequence ATGGCTGGTACGGAATTTGGTATTCTGTATTTTTTACAATCGTTACATACTCCCTGGCTGGATGTGCTTATGAAGGAGATAACCAGTCTGGGAGATCACGGGATTTTCTGGATCCTCACCGGAGTTATTTTGCTGTGTTTTAAAAAGACAAGAATTGTGGGACTTTGTGTTATTTTATCCCTGGCAGCCGGCTTTTTGGTTGGAAATACGTTCCTTAAGAACGTGATTGCCAGAGAAAGGCCTTGTTGGATCGACAGCAGCGTGCCCCTTTTAATTCATAATCCAAGAGACTATTCCTTCCCCTCCGGGCATACCCTGGCATCCTTTGAAGGAGCTGTTAGCATCTGGCTTTACAATCGGAAATGGGGAACTGCGGCCCTGATACTGGCAGCGCTTATCGGTTTTTCCAGAATGTATCTGTTTGTTCATTTTCCCACCGATGTACTGGGAGGGCTGATTCTTGGCGTTTTGATCGCTTTTTTTGTTCATTCCATAGTGGAGAAAGGAAGAAAATCTAAAAAAAATATTTGCTTTCCAGGAAATCTATGA
- a CDS encoding CidA/LrgA family protein → MKYIRQFTIILFISLAGEIIHLLVPLPVPASIYGLLIMLIGLRKKWIPLEAVEEVSIFLIDIMPLMFIPAAVGLLDSWGVLRPILVPFLVITLLSTIIVMVITGKVTQLFIKNNRNGKAEKNE, encoded by the coding sequence ATGAAATACATCAGACAATTCACTATAATTCTATTTATATCTCTGGCAGGAGAAATCATACATCTGCTGGTTCCTCTTCCGGTTCCCGCAAGCATCTATGGTCTATTGATCATGCTGATCGGGTTAAGGAAGAAATGGATTCCATTGGAGGCAGTCGAGGAAGTCAGCATATTTCTCATAGACATCATGCCATTGATGTTTATTCCGGCGGCCGTCGGACTTCTGGATTCCTGGGGAGTACTTCGCCCCATTTTAGTTCCTTTTCTGGTCATCACCCTGCTTTCCACAATCATCGTGATGGTAATTACCGGAAAAGTGACCCAGCTATTTATTAAAAACAACAGAAATGGAAAGGCAGAAAAAAATGAGTAA
- a CDS encoding LrgB family protein, with product MSNTVSDFLFFGAVLSLLSYELGLRLKKKFKWAIFNPLLISICIVMVFLSVFHIDYEVYDKSAKYISYLLTPATICLAIPLYRQMELLKKHSKAIIAGTLTGVFTTMTTVLLLALVFGLNHQEYVTFLPKSITTAIAMGITEEMKGYVTITVASIIITGIQGSIIAEAVCKIFKITDPIAKGIAIGSASHAVGTTKALEMGEIEGAMSSLAIATSGLCTVIFASVFSGFL from the coding sequence ATGAGTAATACAGTAAGTGATTTTTTGTTTTTTGGTGCAGTGCTCAGTCTCTTAAGCTATGAGCTGGGACTCCGTTTAAAGAAAAAATTCAAATGGGCTATCTTCAACCCTCTTTTAATATCCATCTGTATTGTCATGGTATTTCTGTCTGTATTTCATATTGATTATGAGGTGTACGATAAAAGCGCCAAATACATCAGTTATCTTTTAACGCCGGCCACCATTTGCCTGGCAATCCCTCTTTACCGCCAGATGGAACTGCTTAAGAAGCATTCCAAAGCCATTATAGCCGGAACCCTGACCGGGGTTTTCACCACAATGACCACCGTACTGCTTCTGGCTCTGGTCTTTGGTTTAAATCATCAGGAGTATGTTACATTTCTGCCAAAGTCCATTACCACAGCCATTGCAATGGGAATTACGGAGGAAATGAAGGGATATGTGACCATAACGGTAGCCAGCATCATCATAACCGGCATCCAGGGAAGTATCATTGCGGAAGCTGTGTGCAAGATATTTAAAATTACGGACCCTATTGCCAAGGGCATTGCCATCGGTTCCGCTTCCCATGCCGTGGGAACTACAAAAGCCTTGGAAATGGGGGAAATCGAAGGGGCTATGAGCAGCCTTGCCATAGCAACCTCCGGACTTTGTACCGTTATATTTGCTTCTGTATTCTCTGGCTTCCTGTAA
- the fliB gene encoding flagellin lysine-N-methylase, with protein MQYTIPHYYNKFRCVAGECPDTCCAGWAIMIDDHTKRRYQMRKDAFGRRLNQWIDWKNGSFKQCDGRCAFLNKDNLCDIYKEAGPGMLCKTCRDYPRHIEEYEGVREISLSLSCEEASGLILGCEEPVRFLTKEDEREESYPDFDFLLFTKLMDARDLILSFLQNRDMDCSLRTAMALGFSHDMQRRINEEKLYELDELMKRYQGTAGAEMVEKKMAVRRIEDRIRYEKMKKWFSLFGKLEVLNESWPQYLGTLKRILFDAGAESYEDNRKAFHRYLMEDEGRKRQWAQWNEQLMVYFIFTYFCGAVYDEQPYVKVKLAAVSTILIQEIAQAAFKRNDSSLDFKEFVHLSHRFSREAEHSDVNLNEMERIFRTDKSFGLEEILQML; from the coding sequence ATGCAGTATACAATACCTCATTATTATAATAAATTCCGCTGTGTGGCCGGAGAGTGCCCGGATACCTGCTGTGCAGGCTGGGCCATCATGATCGATGATCATACTAAGAGACGATACCAAATGCGAAAGGATGCTTTTGGCAGAAGGCTTAATCAGTGGATTGACTGGAAAAATGGCTCCTTTAAGCAGTGTGACGGCCGGTGCGCGTTCCTAAATAAGGACAATCTATGCGATATCTATAAAGAAGCCGGCCCGGGAATGCTTTGCAAAACCTGCCGGGATTATCCAAGGCATATAGAAGAATACGAAGGGGTCAGGGAAATTTCTCTGTCCTTATCCTGTGAGGAAGCTTCCGGTCTGATTCTTGGCTGTGAAGAACCTGTCCGTTTTCTTACAAAAGAGGATGAAAGGGAGGAGTCCTATCCTGATTTTGATTTTTTATTGTTTACCAAGCTTATGGATGCAAGGGACCTGATTTTATCCTTCCTGCAAAACCGGGACATGGATTGCAGTCTGCGCACTGCCATGGCACTGGGGTTTTCTCATGATATGCAACGTAGAATCAATGAGGAGAAATTATATGAGCTGGATGAATTGATGAAACGGTATCAAGGGACGGCCGGAGCCGAGATGGTAGAAAAGAAAATGGCTGTTCGCAGGATAGAAGACAGGATCCGTTATGAAAAGATGAAGAAGTGGTTTTCTCTGTTTGGGAAGCTTGAAGTACTTAATGAGAGCTGGCCACAATATTTGGGTACTCTTAAAAGGATATTGTTTGATGCCGGCGCAGAAAGCTATGAGGATAACAGGAAAGCTTTTCACCGGTATTTAATGGAGGATGAAGGCCGTAAGCGTCAATGGGCGCAGTGGAACGAACAGCTTATGGTATACTTTATCTTCACCTATTTCTGCGGAGCTGTTTATGACGAACAACCCTATGTGAAAGTAAAGCTTGCCGCAGTGAGCACTATTCTTATTCAGGAAATAGCCCAGGCTGCTTTTAAAAGAAATGACAGCAGCCTGGATTTTAAGGAATTTGTTCATCTGTCCCACCGGTTTTCCCGAGAGGCAGAGCATTCGGATGTGAACCTCAATGAAATGGAACGAATATTCCGGACGGATAAAAGCTTTGGTCTGGAGGAGATTCTTCAGATGCTTTAG